A genomic segment from Janibacter sp. DB-40 encodes:
- a CDS encoding PucR family transcriptional regulator, giving the protein MAVTVADVVGMPVLRRSGARVVAGHAGLGRDVRWAHAAELVDIASLLREGDLLLSTGIAMPDTGDELRAFATSLQDIRAAGVVIELGRRWQELPPALVAGCDDLGLPLVAVSREVGFAAVTQAIGERILAEQLAELRQAQRVHETFTSLSIAEAGPEAILEAVQRLSGAAVVIEGEQHQVLDYRSGPDDIGGVLADWSTRSAAVRLEGRTTWDEDNGWLVTRVGRRERGWGRLVVHLATPPSEGMIAMAERAAAALALHRLHDRQRDSAVRRTHHELIVGLLADPNDPDLLRRSELAGMPSAGRTLVGLSLRPLVERPTGSTGRTGRVDEVIAATVHAAQEARVPALVCDVEGDVRALLSLPPTADVDRVVDDLAAHVCRRHRAVVGAGRPALRAADIDRTLREAQHVVESVRTVDARPVHRLEDVHLRGLLALLASDDRVRLFSERELEQLRRHDTEHDAQLLEAVRALLLHPTSKSAAAGSIHLSRPVFYDRLARAEQVLGRDLDDPDVRSSLHVALLVDEITTGG; this is encoded by the coding sequence ATGGCCGTCACCGTCGCGGACGTCGTGGGCATGCCGGTGCTGCGTCGCTCCGGCGCGCGCGTGGTGGCCGGTCACGCCGGCCTGGGCCGCGACGTGCGGTGGGCGCACGCCGCGGAGCTGGTCGACATCGCCTCGCTCCTGCGGGAGGGCGACCTGCTCCTGAGCACCGGGATCGCGATGCCCGACACGGGCGACGAGCTGCGGGCCTTCGCCACCAGCCTGCAGGACATCCGGGCGGCCGGTGTGGTCATCGAGCTCGGTCGCCGCTGGCAGGAGCTGCCGCCGGCGCTCGTGGCCGGCTGTGACGATCTCGGCCTGCCGCTGGTCGCGGTCTCCCGGGAGGTCGGCTTCGCCGCCGTCACCCAAGCCATCGGTGAGCGCATCCTCGCCGAGCAGCTCGCCGAGCTGCGTCAGGCCCAGCGGGTGCACGAGACCTTCACGAGCCTGAGCATCGCCGAGGCCGGACCGGAGGCGATCCTCGAGGCCGTCCAGCGGCTCTCCGGCGCAGCCGTCGTCATCGAGGGCGAGCAGCACCAGGTGCTGGACTACCGCTCCGGACCCGATGACATCGGTGGGGTGCTGGCGGACTGGTCGACGCGCTCGGCCGCGGTGCGGCTGGAGGGCCGCACCACGTGGGACGAGGACAACGGGTGGCTGGTCACCCGCGTCGGGCGAAGGGAGCGGGGCTGGGGGCGTCTCGTCGTACACCTCGCCACGCCCCCCTCGGAGGGGATGATCGCCATGGCCGAGCGGGCGGCCGCGGCCCTGGCCCTGCACCGCCTGCACGACCGGCAGCGCGACAGCGCAGTGCGCCGGACCCACCACGAGCTGATCGTCGGCCTGCTCGCCGATCCGAACGATCCCGACCTGCTGCGCCGGAGCGAGCTGGCCGGGATGCCAAGTGCCGGAAGGACACTGGTGGGGCTCTCCCTTCGCCCGCTCGTGGAGCGACCGACCGGGAGCACCGGACGCACCGGCCGGGTGGACGAGGTGATCGCCGCCACCGTGCACGCCGCGCAGGAGGCGCGGGTGCCCGCGCTGGTGTGCGACGTCGAGGGCGATGTGCGCGCCCTGCTGTCCCTGCCGCCCACCGCGGACGTCGACCGGGTCGTCGACGACCTCGCCGCCCACGTGTGCCGCCGCCACCGCGCCGTCGTGGGCGCCGGCCGGCCGGCCCTGCGCGCCGCGGACATCGACAGGACACTCCGGGAGGCTCAGCACGTGGTGGAGTCGGTGCGCACCGTCGACGCCCGGCCGGTGCACCGGCTCGAGGACGTCCATCTACGCGGGCTGCTCGCCCTCCTGGCCTCCGACGACCGCGTCCGCCTGTTCAGCGAGCGTGAGCTCGAGCAGCTGCGCCGGCACGACACCGAGCACGATGCCCAGCTGCTGGAGGCCGTCCGCGCGCTGCTGCTGCACCCCACCAGCAAGTCGGCCGCCGCAGGCAGCATCCACCTGTCCCGTCCGGTCTTCTACGACCGCCTGGCCAGGGCCGAGCAGGTGCTCGGCCGGGACCTGGACGACCCGGACGTGCGCTCCTCGCTCCACGTCGCCCTGCTCGTGGACGAGATCACCACCGGCGGCTGA
- a CDS encoding aspartate aminotransferase family protein, with translation MTQTTDVDRAYDLDRAHVFHSWSAQGSLDPMVVSRAEGSHVWDDGGNRYLDFTSQLVFTNLGHQHPAIVAAIREQAETLCTVAPQHANAARSEAARLIASHTPGDLNRVFFTNGGADANEHAIRMARLHTGRQKVLSTYRSYHGGTQLAVNATGDPRRWPNDTASTGTVHFFGPYLYRSAFHAVTEEEESQRALEHLEQVITLEGASTIAAVLLEPIPGTAGIMLPPPGYLRGVRDLCDRHGIVLIADEVMAGFGRAGRWFAIEHGGVVPDLLTFAKGVNSGYVPMGGVAISDEIHATFTDRVYPGGLTYSGHPLACAAAVATIRAMEEDRVVEHAAALGREVFGPELHAVAEKHEWVGEVRGTGVFWALEMVRDRGTREPLAPYAGDSPEMGAILAACKRRGLLPLASNNRIHLVPPLTSTSEEVREGIGILDTALGEAHGEFM, from the coding sequence ATGACGCAGACGACCGACGTCGACCGTGCCTATGACCTGGACAGGGCGCACGTCTTCCACTCGTGGTCCGCCCAGGGGTCCCTCGACCCGATGGTCGTGAGCAGGGCGGAGGGCTCTCACGTCTGGGACGACGGCGGCAACCGGTACCTCGACTTCACCTCGCAGCTGGTCTTCACCAACCTGGGCCACCAGCACCCCGCGATCGTCGCCGCGATCCGTGAGCAGGCCGAGACGCTGTGCACGGTCGCGCCCCAGCACGCCAACGCCGCGCGCTCCGAGGCGGCCAGGCTCATCGCCTCGCACACCCCGGGCGACCTGAACCGGGTGTTCTTCACCAACGGGGGCGCGGACGCCAACGAGCACGCGATCCGGATGGCACGGTTGCACACCGGTCGGCAGAAGGTCCTCTCGACCTACCGCTCGTACCACGGGGGGACCCAGCTCGCGGTCAACGCCACCGGCGACCCCCGCCGGTGGCCCAACGACACCGCCTCCACCGGCACGGTGCACTTCTTCGGCCCCTACCTCTACCGCAGTGCCTTCCACGCGGTCACCGAGGAGGAGGAGTCGCAGCGGGCGCTGGAGCACCTCGAGCAGGTGATCACCCTCGAGGGGGCGTCGACGATCGCGGCGGTCCTGCTGGAGCCCATCCCCGGCACCGCGGGGATCATGCTGCCCCCACCGGGGTACCTGCGGGGCGTGCGCGACCTGTGCGACCGGCACGGCATCGTGCTGATCGCCGACGAGGTGATGGCCGGCTTCGGCCGGGCCGGTCGGTGGTTCGCCATCGAGCACGGGGGAGTCGTGCCGGATCTGCTGACCTTCGCGAAGGGGGTCAACTCCGGGTACGTGCCGATGGGCGGGGTCGCCATCAGCGACGAGATCCACGCGACCTTCACCGACCGGGTGTACCCGGGTGGGCTGACCTACTCCGGACACCCGCTGGCCTGCGCGGCGGCCGTCGCGACCATCCGGGCCATGGAGGAGGACCGCGTCGTGGAGCACGCGGCCGCGCTGGGGCGGGAGGTCTTCGGGCCCGAGCTGCATGCCGTCGCGGAGAAGCACGAGTGGGTCGGCGAGGTGCGCGGCACGGGTGTCTTCTGGGCCCTGGAGATGGTGCGCGATCGCGGCACGCGCGAGCCGCTCGCCCCGTACGCAGGGGACAGCCCGGAGATGGGCGCGATCCTCGCCGCCTGCAAGCGACGGGGGTTGCTGCCCTTGGCCAGCAACAACCGGATCCACCTGGTCCCGCCGCTGACCTCCACGAGCGAGGAGGTCCGGGAAGGGATCGGCATCCTCGACACGGCGCTGGGGGAGGCGCACGGTGAGTTCATGTGA
- a CDS encoding gamma-aminobutyraldehyde dehydrogenase translates to MGGDSPGDAIPGVDSRSAGAFSYLAGRRVAGRGEQATLSDPASGETLARFRMAAATDVDDAVTSARTAFPEWAAAAPVERAEVMTRWARLLTERAEDLAVAETRQCGKPIRLARDFDVPGSIDNVSFFAGVSRDLGGKAAGEYSPDHTSMVRREPVGVVGSIAPWNYPLQMAAWKVLPAVAAGNAVVLKPSELTPLTSLLFAEAATEAGLPPGVFNVVTGTGAEVGEHLVGHPDVDMVSFTGSSAVGRRVMAVAAQTPKRVQLELGGKAPFLVFDDADPEAAARGAVAGSLINTGQDCTAATRAYVQRPLYDDFVDRVAELMSHVRLGDPSDPATDMGSLISRQQQDRVSAHVEGARDRGAKVVVGGGVPQGPLAAGAYYEPTLITGVEQTDPIVREEVFGPVLVVLPFDGDDEGLALANDSRYGLAASVWSRDVHRCLRATRTLSAGTVWVNDHIPIISEMPHGGVKASGFGKDMSTYSLEEYTVVKHVMFDGTGEAHKDWHDIVLRGS, encoded by the coding sequence ATGGGCGGTGACAGTCCCGGGGATGCGATCCCAGGAGTCGACAGCAGGAGTGCCGGGGCCTTCAGCTACCTGGCAGGCCGGCGGGTCGCGGGCCGGGGTGAGCAGGCGACGCTGAGCGACCCCGCGTCGGGGGAGACCCTGGCCCGGTTCCGCATGGCCGCCGCCACGGATGTGGACGACGCCGTCACCTCTGCCCGAACGGCCTTCCCCGAGTGGGCCGCGGCAGCTCCCGTGGAGCGGGCCGAAGTGATGACCCGGTGGGCCCGCCTGCTGACCGAGCGCGCCGAGGACCTGGCCGTGGCGGAGACCCGCCAGTGCGGCAAGCCGATCCGCCTCGCCCGGGACTTCGACGTCCCCGGCAGCATCGACAACGTCTCCTTCTTCGCCGGTGTCTCCCGTGACCTGGGCGGCAAGGCCGCCGGTGAGTACTCGCCCGACCACACCTCGATGGTGCGCCGTGAGCCGGTCGGAGTCGTCGGCTCGATCGCCCCGTGGAACTACCCGCTGCAGATGGCGGCCTGGAAGGTGCTGCCCGCGGTGGCCGCCGGCAACGCCGTCGTGCTCAAACCCAGTGAGCTCACCCCCCTGACCTCGCTGCTGTTCGCCGAGGCGGCCACCGAGGCCGGCCTGCCTCCCGGTGTGTTCAACGTGGTGACGGGGACGGGGGCCGAGGTCGGGGAGCACCTGGTGGGGCATCCCGACGTCGACATGGTCTCCTTCACCGGGTCGAGCGCGGTGGGGCGCCGGGTGATGGCGGTGGCCGCGCAGACGCCCAAGCGCGTCCAGCTCGAGCTCGGCGGCAAGGCCCCCTTCCTCGTCTTCGACGACGCCGACCCGGAGGCCGCGGCACGAGGGGCCGTGGCCGGCTCACTCATCAACACCGGGCAGGACTGCACCGCGGCCACGCGGGCCTACGTGCAGCGTCCGTTGTACGACGACTTCGTGGACCGAGTGGCCGAGCTGATGTCGCACGTGCGGCTGGGGGACCCCAGCGACCCCGCCACCGACATGGGCAGCCTGATCTCGCGTCAACAGCAGGATCGCGTCTCCGCCCACGTCGAGGGGGCCCGTGACCGAGGGGCGAAGGTCGTGGTCGGCGGCGGGGTGCCGCAGGGGCCGCTGGCCGCGGGTGCCTACTACGAGCCCACGCTCATCACCGGGGTCGAGCAGACCGACCCGATCGTCCGCGAGGAGGTCTTCGGCCCGGTCCTGGTGGTGCTGCCCTTCGACGGCGACGACGAGGGCCTGGCGCTGGCGAACGACTCGCGCTACGGACTGGCCGCCTCGGTGTGGAGCCGCGACGTCCACCGTTGCCTCCGGGCGACGCGCACGCTGTCGGCCGGCACCGTCTGGGTCAACGACCACATCCCGATCATCAGCGAGATGCCGCACGGAGGCGTCAAGGCGTCCGGCTTCGGCAAGGACATGTCCACGTACTCCCTGGAGGAGTACACCGTCGTCAAGCACGTGATGTTCGACGGTACGGGCGAGGCGCACAAGGACTGGCACGACATCGTTCTCCGAGGGTCCTGA
- a CDS encoding spermidine/putrescine ABC transporter substrate-binding protein gives MTKPLSTNPRPTGINHPGLARRDFFRAVGVGGMAVSGAGLLSACGTEGTQGQETQEAEDVSSKEKVVNFSNWPLYIDTDDGGKHPTLVQFEKETGIKVDYVEEINGNADFYAKIRPQLSSGQPTGSDVVVFSNDWAARMIEEDFVQEIDTANIPNAKNLIASLQSPSFDPDRKYTLPWQSGLTGIGTNTKVTGREITSIEELLTAPDLKGKIALLTDMTDTVGLIMLEMGIDPEDFSQGEFDRAMQRITDAVDAGQVRQFTGNDYAPQLAKGNISACIAWSGDIIQLQFEDPKVTFAIPDAGGMLWSDNMQVPALATHKANAEKLMNFYYDPKVAAEVAAWVNYICPVEGAKEAMRDIDPELADNELIFPSEQTLSKVHGFMLPSWEEREKLVEQYTQTIGL, from the coding sequence ATGACCAAACCACTGTCCACGAACCCTCGCCCGACCGGGATCAACCACCCGGGGCTCGCCCGGCGAGACTTCTTCCGCGCCGTCGGAGTCGGCGGGATGGCCGTCTCGGGGGCCGGCCTGCTCTCCGCCTGCGGGACCGAAGGGACCCAGGGCCAGGAGACGCAGGAGGCCGAGGACGTCTCCTCGAAGGAGAAGGTGGTCAACTTCTCCAACTGGCCGCTGTACATCGACACCGACGACGGTGGGAAGCACCCGACCCTGGTCCAGTTCGAGAAGGAGACCGGGATCAAGGTCGACTACGTCGAGGAGATCAACGGCAACGCCGACTTCTACGCCAAGATCCGCCCGCAGCTCTCGTCCGGCCAGCCCACCGGATCCGACGTCGTCGTCTTCTCCAACGACTGGGCCGCGCGCATGATCGAGGAGGACTTCGTCCAGGAGATCGACACCGCCAACATCCCGAACGCCAAGAACCTGATCGCCAGCCTGCAGTCGCCCTCCTTCGACCCCGACCGCAAGTACACCCTGCCGTGGCAGTCGGGACTGACCGGCATCGGCACCAACACCAAGGTCACCGGTCGGGAGATCACCTCGATCGAGGAGCTGCTCACGGCACCCGACCTCAAGGGCAAGATCGCGCTGCTGACCGACATGACCGACACCGTGGGCCTGATCATGCTCGAGATGGGCATCGATCCCGAGGACTTCAGCCAGGGCGAGTTCGACAGGGCGATGCAGAGGATCACCGACGCGGTGGACGCCGGCCAGGTCCGGCAGTTCACCGGCAACGACTACGCGCCCCAGCTGGCCAAGGGCAACATCTCCGCCTGCATCGCGTGGTCCGGCGACATCATCCAGCTGCAGTTCGAGGACCCGAAGGTGACGTTCGCGATCCCGGATGCCGGCGGCATGCTCTGGTCCGACAACATGCAGGTGCCGGCCCTCGCCACGCACAAGGCCAACGCCGAGAAGCTGATGAACTTCTACTACGACCCCAAGGTCGCGGCCGAGGTCGCCGCGTGGGTGAACTACATCTGCCCGGTCGAGGGCGCCAAGGAGGCGATGCGCGACATCGACCCGGAGCTCGCGGACAACGAGCTGATCTTCCCCTCCGAGCAGACCCTGTCGAAGGTGCACGGCTTCATGCTCCCGTCGTGGGAGGAGCGCGAGAAGCTGGTGGAGCAGTACACCCAGACCATCGGGCTCTGA
- a CDS encoding ABC transporter ATP-binding protein, producing MPEHAGPPTGGGALELIGLTKRFGSFTAVDGIDLSVPAGSFFALLGASGCGKTTTLRMVAGLETPTAGRILLDGEDISARKPHKRPVNTVFQNYALFPHLTIGENVAFGLRRRGIKQVDAQVGEMLELVELEGYAGRRPTQLSGGQQQRVALARALINKPKVLLLDEPLGALDLKLRRQMQLELKRIQTEIGITFIHVTHDQEEAMTMADTVAVMNGGRVEQLGHPEELYENPHSTFVANFLGQSNLIRARVRSRTGDDVVAVAGDRVLRLRASRCAAGGDDLFLGVRPEKIHIGPRVEASSEENQLEGVVTDSSFTGMSTQYLVRLAWGQEMVVFAQNLSGTRLRPGDEVTLRWEAEHAFGLDASQDARAGELEEEQEGRLDAEVTS from the coding sequence ATGCCTGAGCACGCCGGTCCTCCCACCGGAGGGGGCGCTCTGGAGCTGATCGGGCTGACCAAGAGGTTCGGCAGCTTCACGGCCGTCGACGGCATCGACCTCAGCGTCCCCGCGGGATCCTTCTTCGCCCTGCTCGGCGCGTCCGGCTGCGGCAAGACGACCACCCTGCGGATGGTCGCGGGCCTGGAGACGCCGACGGCCGGCCGCATCCTGCTGGACGGTGAGGACATCTCCGCACGCAAGCCCCACAAGCGGCCGGTGAACACCGTGTTCCAGAACTACGCGCTCTTCCCGCACCTGACGATCGGGGAGAACGTCGCCTTCGGCCTGCGACGTCGGGGGATCAAGCAGGTCGATGCGCAGGTCGGCGAGATGCTGGAGCTGGTCGAGCTGGAGGGGTACGCCGGGCGACGGCCCACCCAGCTCTCCGGGGGGCAGCAGCAGCGCGTCGCGCTGGCGCGCGCCCTGATCAACAAGCCCAAGGTGCTGCTGCTCGACGAACCGCTGGGTGCACTCGACCTGAAGCTCAGGCGCCAGATGCAGCTGGAGCTGAAGCGGATCCAGACCGAGATCGGGATCACCTTCATCCACGTCACCCACGACCAGGAGGAGGCCATGACGATGGCCGACACCGTCGCGGTGATGAACGGCGGACGGGTCGAGCAGCTCGGTCATCCGGAGGAGCTCTACGAGAACCCCCACAGCACCTTCGTCGCGAACTTCCTCGGCCAGTCCAACCTGATCCGGGCACGGGTGAGGTCCCGCACGGGCGACGACGTGGTGGCGGTGGCGGGCGACCGCGTGCTGCGGCTGCGGGCCTCCCGGTGCGCCGCCGGGGGAGACGACCTCTTCCTCGGGGTCCGGCCGGAGAAGATCCACATCGGGCCCCGCGTCGAGGCCTCGTCCGAGGAGAACCAGCTGGAGGGGGTGGTCACCGACTCCAGCTTCACCGGGATGAGCACCCAGTACCTCGTTCGCCTCGCCTGGGGGCAGGAGATGGTGGTCTTCGCCCAGAACCTGTCCGGCACCCGCCTGCGCCCCGGCGACGAGGTCACCCTCCGCTGGGAGGCCGAGCACGCCTTCGGCCTGGACGCCTCCCAGGATGCCCGCGCCGGCGAGCTCGAGGAGGAGCAGGAGGGGCGCCTCGACGCCGAGGTCACCTCATGA
- a CDS encoding ABC transporter permease, with protein sequence MSLSARRGVTPYLLLLPGLMWLGLFFAVPLVTLVSTSLYDPSGSLREGYRMTWHFATYAEALQAYWPQFRRSFTYAGTATVLALVIGYPLAYTIAFKAGRWKNVLLVLVIAPFFTSFLVRTLAWTTILADDGFVVQTLQAVGLMDPTGRLLATPVAVIAGITYNFLPFTTLPLYASLEKIDHRVIEAAQDLYCSGTQAFRRVTFPLSLPGVVAGTLLTFIPAAGDFINAALLGTPSTYMIGNVIESQFLQVTDYPTASALSVMLMATIVALVVVYVRKAGTEELL encoded by the coding sequence ATGAGCCTCAGCGCGCGCCGGGGGGTGACCCCGTACCTGCTGCTCCTGCCGGGCCTGATGTGGCTCGGGCTCTTCTTCGCGGTCCCGCTCGTCACCCTTGTCTCCACCTCGCTGTACGACCCGAGCGGCTCGCTGCGCGAGGGGTACCGGATGACGTGGCACTTCGCCACCTACGCGGAGGCGTTGCAGGCCTACTGGCCGCAGTTCCGTCGATCCTTCACCTATGCCGGCACCGCCACCGTGCTGGCCCTGGTCATCGGGTACCCGCTGGCCTACACCATCGCGTTCAAGGCCGGCCGCTGGAAGAACGTGCTGCTCGTGCTGGTCATCGCGCCGTTCTTCACCAGCTTCCTGGTCCGGACCCTGGCCTGGACGACCATCCTGGCCGACGACGGCTTCGTGGTGCAGACGCTGCAGGCCGTCGGACTGATGGACCCCACCGGTCGGCTCCTGGCCACACCGGTGGCGGTCATCGCCGGAATCACCTACAACTTCCTCCCGTTCACCACCCTCCCGCTGTACGCCAGCCTCGAGAAGATCGACCACCGGGTGATCGAGGCCGCCCAGGACCTCTACTGCTCGGGGACGCAGGCCTTCCGGCGGGTGACCTTCCCGCTGTCGCTTCCGGGTGTGGTCGCGGGCACGCTCCTGACATTCATCCCGGCGGCTGGTGACTTCATCAACGCGGCCCTGCTCGGCACGCCCTCGACCTACATGATCGGCAACGTCATCGAGAGCCAGTTCCTGCAGGTCACGGACTACCCGACGGCGTCGGCGCTGTCGGTGATGCTGATGGCGACGATCGTGGCCCTCGTGGTGGTCTACGTCCGCAAGGCAGGAACGGAGGAGCTCCTGTGA
- a CDS encoding ABC transporter permease yields MSTTDTAARDTRGEGTSSRPSGPRSPLRAAVQFAGRHVVVVAAVGSLTYLLLPIAVVILQSFNKPAGRYNTSFNEFTLSNWTNMCAAGGMCDSVVLSLQIAVLATIGATVLGSAIAFALVRHRFRGRSSINMLIFLPMATPEVVMGSSLLTLFVSMQMRLGFWTLLIAHIMFTLSFVVVTVKARLSGLDPNLEEAARDLYANAWSTFWRVTFPLALPGIMAAAMLAFALSFDDFIVSNFNAGNEVNFPMFVWGASRRGVPPQVNVIGTLMFVVALLAVVGGQWAAAQRHRSR; encoded by the coding sequence GTGAGCACGACCGACACCGCGGCCAGGGACACCAGGGGTGAGGGCACCTCGTCGCGCCCGAGCGGCCCGCGCTCCCCGCTGCGCGCCGCCGTGCAATTTGCCGGACGACACGTGGTGGTCGTCGCCGCGGTCGGATCCCTGACGTACCTGCTCCTGCCCATCGCCGTGGTGATCCTGCAGTCGTTCAACAAGCCGGCGGGCCGCTACAACACCTCGTTCAACGAGTTCACCCTCTCGAACTGGACGAACATGTGTGCTGCGGGTGGGATGTGCGACTCGGTGGTCCTCAGCCTGCAGATCGCGGTCCTGGCAACCATCGGCGCCACCGTCCTCGGGTCCGCCATCGCCTTCGCCCTGGTCCGGCACCGCTTCCGAGGACGCTCGAGCATCAACATGCTCATCTTCCTGCCGATGGCCACCCCGGAGGTGGTGATGGGGTCCTCGCTGCTCACGCTGTTCGTGTCGATGCAGATGAGGCTGGGCTTCTGGACCCTGCTGATCGCCCACATCATGTTCACGCTGAGCTTCGTGGTCGTGACGGTCAAGGCCCGGCTGTCGGGCCTCGACCCGAACCTGGAGGAGGCCGCCCGCGACCTGTACGCCAACGCGTGGTCGACGTTCTGGCGGGTCACCTTCCCGTTGGCCCTGCCCGGCATCATGGCGGCCGCGATGCTGGCCTTCGCCCTGAGCTTCGACGACTTCATCGTGTCGAACTTCAACGCCGGCAACGAGGTGAACTTCCCGATGTTCGTCTGGGGTGCCTCGCGTCGCGGCGTGCCACCGCAGGTCAACGTCATCGGCACCCTGATGTTCGTCGTCGCGTTGCTGGCCGTGGTCGGTGGGCAGTGGGCCGCCGCCCAGCGACACCGGAGCAGGTGA
- a CDS encoding FAD-dependent oxidoreductase, with amino-acid sequence MDAGRALRHAVPTPYWLDQPHRRPDPLARLAGDDSCDLAVVGGGYTGLWAALLAKEEDPSRDVVLLEAGECGGEASGRNGGFCAASLTHGFANGMARWPEEMPTLLRLGRENLDAIEETLRRHHIDCDFRRTGELDVATEEWQVPELQEWVAQAQQVGEKVRWLDADEVRAQVHSPIYRGAAFDPDVALVDPARLAWGLRAACERLGVRIHERTEVTALHRDGAAEVLTTGYGSLRARKVALATNAFRPLLRRLRLHVVPVYDYALVTEPLGDRLAEVGWPHRQGIGDAGNQFHYYRLTEDNRILWGGYDAIYHYGNGMRPEHEQRPETFALLARHFAETFPQLSDVDFSHAWGGVIDTSTRFSAFWGTAHEGRVGYALGYTGLGVGASRFGARVMLDLIDGRDTERTRLGMVRSRPTPFPPEPLRYGAVQLTRWSMDRADRSQGHRNVWLRTLDRLGLGFDS; translated from the coding sequence GTGGACGCCGGCCGTGCACTGCGCCATGCCGTACCGACGCCGTACTGGCTGGACCAACCACACCGCAGGCCCGACCCGCTGGCCCGACTGGCCGGGGACGACAGCTGCGACCTCGCGGTCGTCGGGGGCGGCTACACCGGGCTGTGGGCGGCACTGCTCGCCAAGGAGGAGGACCCCTCGCGGGACGTGGTGCTGCTGGAGGCGGGGGAGTGCGGCGGGGAGGCCAGCGGCCGCAACGGCGGGTTCTGCGCCGCCAGCCTGACCCACGGATTCGCCAACGGCATGGCGCGGTGGCCGGAGGAGATGCCGACACTGCTGCGACTGGGCCGCGAGAACCTCGACGCCATCGAGGAGACGCTGCGGCGCCACCACATCGACTGCGACTTCCGACGGACCGGGGAGCTGGACGTCGCCACGGAGGAGTGGCAGGTCCCTGAGCTGCAGGAGTGGGTCGCGCAGGCCCAGCAGGTGGGGGAGAAGGTGCGGTGGCTGGACGCCGACGAGGTGCGCGCACAGGTGCACTCCCCGATCTACCGGGGAGCGGCCTTCGACCCCGACGTGGCGCTGGTGGACCCGGCGCGGTTGGCCTGGGGGCTGCGTGCCGCGTGCGAACGGCTCGGGGTGCGCATCCACGAACGCACCGAGGTCACCGCACTGCACCGGGACGGTGCGGCCGAGGTGCTCACCACCGGCTACGGCAGCCTGCGGGCGCGGAAGGTCGCGCTGGCCACCAACGCCTTCCGGCCCCTCCTTCGCCGACTGCGGCTGCACGTCGTGCCGGTCTACGACTACGCGCTGGTCACCGAGCCGCTCGGCGATCGACTCGCCGAGGTGGGGTGGCCCCACCGGCAGGGCATCGGCGATGCCGGCAACCAGTTCCACTACTACCGGCTCACCGAGGACAACCGGATCCTGTGGGGCGGCTACGACGCGATCTACCACTACGGCAACGGGATGCGGCCCGAGCACGAGCAGCGGCCCGAGACCTTCGCCCTGCTCGCCCGCCACTTCGCCGAGACCTTCCCCCAGCTGTCCGACGTCGACTTCAGCCACGCCTGGGGCGGGGTGATCGACACCTCCACCCGGTTCTCCGCCTTCTGGGGGACCGCCCACGAGGGCCGGGTGGGCTATGCGCTCGGGTACACCGGCCTCGGGGTCGGAGCCAGCCGGTTCGGCGCCCGGGTGATGCTCGACCTGATCGACGGCCGGGACACCGAACGCACCCGGCTGGGGATGGTTCGTTCCCGACCCACCCCCTTCCCGCCCGAGCCGCTGCGCTACGGGGCGGTGCAGCTGACCCGGTGGTCGATGGACCGCGCGGACCGCAGCCAGGGGCACCGCAACGTGTGGCTGCGCACCCTGGACCGTCTCGGGCTGGGCTTCGACTCATGA